From Alloacidobacterium dinghuense:
TTTGGGTTCTGGCCTTTCGTTGCTGTGGGACAGGCGAGCTATTGCCTGTATATTCTGCACTTCAATCTGTGGGACCTGATTCACAAGTCGCATATGCTCGAGGCGACGCATCTCATCGCGTTCGATCCGTGGATCAGCTATGGGCTGCTCGTTGCGGGGGCGCTGCTGACGATGAAGCTTATCGAGAAACCGACGCAGAAGTGGATTCGCGGATTGGTTCGTTAACAGGCTTAGACGGTGGCCAGCGGAGTGTCAGCAATCACCACCTGATTCCGACCGCCATGTTTTGCCAGATAAAGCGCGCGGTCGGCTGCGCGCAACATTTCTTCCAGCGTGGTACCCGACTGCGGATATGTGGCTACCCCGACGGAAATGGTGATTTCGCGCAAGGCCTCGCTGCGGAATCGGACCCTGAGTTCACTTACGCGCTGTCGAATATTCTCAGCGCGCTCCAGTGCGGATTCCTGCGAAGTTTCCGGCAGGATGATGACGAATTCCTCACCGCCGTAACGGCAGATGATGTCTTCGGCCCTGACAGATTGGCGGAAGGTTTCGGCAACTTCGCGCAGGATGCAGTCCCCGGCTTCGTGCCCGTAGGTGTCGTTGAATTTCTTGAAGTGGTCAACATCGAGCATCAGGATGGAGATGTCGGTCTGGTTTCTTGCCGCGCGGCGTACTTCGCGATCGAGCGAGATTTCCATGAAATGACGGTTGTAGAGATTGGTGAGGCCGTCGCGGATCGATTGATGTTCCAGGCGTGCGCGCAAATTCAATCCGGCGATAGACATGGACGCGATTTCCGCCAGTTCTTCCAGATTGTCTAGATTCGCTCTAACATCAATCCCGACCAGCACTGTCGGGCACTCTATGTAGAGGACGCCAAGCGTATCTCCATGCGCCGCCAATGGAATGCACAAGTAGTTCTCTGGAGAAGCACCGACGAAGTGAGCGCAATGAACCTCGGATTGTCCAGGCTTTCTCCACCTGAGTGTGCCGGATCGGAGACCGCAACATGCGTCGACGGGAAAGCCATCCAGCAATTTTGTTTCACCCTGCGACTCTGAAACGATCTCCACCATGTGGCGCGAATTGTTGATCATGAGGAGCGCAGCATGCACGGAAGGTAGTAGTTGCTTGGTGTAGCGAACGACTGCCTCATGCGCCTGCGTCGGTCTTGTGCAAAGCTGTAGTTCCTCGCGGGCGGCGGTCAGCAGGGTCGATTCAGAAGCTCGTTTTTGCAGGGTCAGCACTGTGACTTCGAGTTGGGAATTTGCGTTAATTACCTGCTGGTCCAGCCTTCGACGACGTCTCGCGTCACGCACGAGGAAGGCGAATAGGGCGATGACTACTGCGAGCGAGACAACCAGAAAGCCAGCGCCAGCGAGCAGGCTGCGATAGATGCTTTTCTGAGATTCTTCGGTTCGTTGACTGAGGAGGGTTCGTTCCGATTCCTGCATTCTGCTGGCATCGTCACGGCACTCGAAGACCTTGTTGTGAGGACTCACGCCCTGTGGCAGAGCTTCATTTATCTGCTGTTTAAGGCCCAAGACGCAGTTGTCGAGTTCGCGTGCTCGCGCCACTTGCGCCGCATTATCCTTTACCAGCTCAACGAGGTGTACGAGGCCGGCATCCAGCGCAATTGCATTGGCTTGAGCGACAGAGATGTCCTCTTCATTTTTCTCCAAAATGTAGAGGCGGCTGGAAAGGTCGATGCGGTCGAGCCGTTGCGAGGTCAGCTGCA
This genomic window contains:
- a CDS encoding diguanylate cyclase; this encodes MDTPVPSTVNTKDHTVPLLLLAATGAIFFICASAFFVYNTTQHLVASRDWRDHSQEVLSTLQLTSQRLDRIDLSSRLYILEKNEEDISVAQANAIALDAGLVHLVELVKDNAAQVARARELDNCVLGLKQQINEALPQGVSPHNKVFECRDDASRMQESERTLLSQRTEESQKSIYRSLLAGAGFLVVSLAVVIALFAFLVRDARRRRRLDQQVINANSQLEVTVLTLQKRASESTLLTAAREELQLCTRPTQAHEAVVRYTKQLLPSVHAALLMINNSRHMVEIVSESQGETKLLDGFPVDACCGLRSGTLRWRKPGQSEVHCAHFVGASPENYLCIPLAAHGDTLGVLYIECPTVLVGIDVRANLDNLEELAEIASMSIAGLNLRARLEHQSIRDGLTNLYNRHFMEISLDREVRRAARNQTDISILMLDVDHFKKFNDTYGHEAGDCILREVAETFRQSVRAEDIICRYGGEEFVIILPETSQESALERAENIRQRVSELRVRFRSEALREITISVGVATYPQSGTTLEEMLRAADRALYLAKHGGRNQVVIADTPLATV